One genomic region from bacterium encodes:
- a CDS encoding histidine phosphatase family protein — MPIRSLILVRHGETDGESSVRYHGSTDVGLSAEGRAQMRRVAGELRNEPADLYVASTLKRSWAAAGIVSGGAQVRMEADLREIHFGRWEGLTREEIQARDPALFEDWQAGAAGFEYPGGELRADFRERIGRALERIASAPGYTAIAVLHKGVIREIVQQLTGEAPAAEQPEIAGRILVTRSSDGTWHLGRRSTDPAGVNEQAA; from the coding sequence ATGCCCATCCGCAGCCTGATCCTTGTTCGCCACGGCGAGACCGACGGCGAATCGAGCGTCCGCTACCACGGCAGCACCGACGTAGGGCTCTCGGCGGAGGGCCGAGCCCAGATGCGCCGAGTGGCCGGGGAACTCCGCAATGAACCCGCCGATCTCTATGTGGCGAGCACGTTGAAGCGGTCCTGGGCTGCGGCCGGGATCGTGAGCGGCGGTGCGCAGGTTCGGATGGAGGCGGACCTGCGGGAGATCCACTTCGGCCGTTGGGAAGGGCTCACCCGTGAGGAAATCCAAGCTCGAGATCCGGCTCTCTTCGAGGATTGGCAGGCGGGCGCCGCCGGCTTCGAGTACCCCGGTGGTGAGCTGCGCGCCGATTTTCGGGAACGCATCGGTCGGGCTCTGGAGCGCATCGCTTCGGCACCGGGGTACACGGCCATCGCCGTTCTGCACAAAGGCGTGATCCGCGAGATCGTTCAGCAACTGACGGGGGAAGCCCCCGCTGCAGAGCAGCCGGAGATCGCCGGAAGAATCCTCGTCACCCGGAGCAGCGACGGTACCTGGCATCTGGGTCGGCGCTCGACGGATCCGGCAGGTGTGAACGAACAAGCGGCGTAG
- a CDS encoding M23 family metallopeptidase has translation MTSRAWGVIALLALAIVAGTSVWLRCEGIPPDIRAPQQIVIGRGGTELNLGASDPRSGVRELTVRLRHAGGEATVFHESYPGTLPTGAVTKPGIPDVLTKLDPKTLGLKEGEAFLVIEATDWSWASMLAGNTRVLEIPVRVDLKAPRVSVETGLTYVRRAGSASVVYRVNEDVSRDGVEVGEAFFDGMPLPGATDGRRISIFAVPRNAPANVPIRVIAEDAAGNRGTGSWATRLQERSFEEVPIRLGQGFLTGKVPELADALELDASDPVAAFQHINRDVRATNEAEIRRIVARATPELAFEGRFLQMRGSAVTSRFAEHRSYLVEGKKVSEAIHYGYDLASTAGAGIEAANAGRVLFADALGIYGNCVILDHGLGVTSLYGHLSRIDVGAGDVVTRGQTLGTSGATGLAGGDHLHFAILVGDTYVDPKEWWDAKWVRDHIEARLELGQ, from the coding sequence ATGACGAGTCGAGCCTGGGGGGTGATCGCGTTGCTCGCCCTCGCCATCGTGGCGGGAACGAGCGTCTGGCTGCGCTGTGAAGGCATTCCGCCGGACATCCGCGCCCCGCAGCAGATCGTGATCGGCCGCGGGGGCACCGAGCTCAACCTCGGCGCCTCGGACCCGCGCTCGGGCGTTCGAGAGCTGACGGTTCGGCTTCGACATGCTGGCGGAGAAGCCACCGTCTTTCACGAAAGCTACCCGGGCACCCTGCCCACTGGCGCCGTGACGAAGCCCGGGATTCCCGACGTGCTCACGAAGCTCGACCCGAAGACGCTCGGCCTGAAGGAAGGCGAAGCATTCCTCGTCATCGAAGCCACCGACTGGTCCTGGGCATCCATGCTGGCGGGCAACACCCGCGTGCTCGAGATCCCGGTTCGCGTCGACCTGAAGGCGCCGCGCGTTTCGGTGGAAACGGGCCTCACCTATGTGCGCCGAGCAGGCAGCGCCTCCGTCGTGTACCGCGTCAATGAGGACGTATCCCGCGATGGGGTCGAAGTAGGCGAAGCGTTCTTCGACGGAATGCCGCTGCCGGGCGCCACGGATGGGCGACGCATCTCCATCTTCGCGGTACCGCGAAATGCTCCCGCCAATGTGCCCATTCGTGTCATTGCGGAAGATGCGGCCGGCAACCGTGGGACCGGTTCCTGGGCAACGAGGCTGCAGGAACGCAGCTTCGAGGAAGTTCCGATCCGTCTCGGCCAGGGTTTCCTGACCGGCAAGGTGCCCGAGCTGGCCGATGCCCTCGAACTCGATGCTTCCGACCCGGTCGCCGCCTTCCAGCACATCAATCGCGACGTCCGCGCCACCAATGAAGCCGAGATACGCCGCATCGTGGCACGGGCCACCCCGGAACTCGCCTTCGAGGGCCGCTTCCTTCAGATGCGCGGCTCCGCGGTCACGAGCCGCTTCGCGGAGCACCGATCCTACCTGGTCGAAGGAAAGAAGGTTTCCGAGGCCATTCACTACGGCTATGACCTGGCCTCGACCGCCGGCGCGGGAATCGAAGCCGCGAATGCAGGCAGGGTGCTCTTCGCCGACGCGCTAGGCATCTACGGCAACTGCGTGATCCTGGATCACGGCCTGGGTGTTACTTCGCTCTACGGCCACCTCTCGCGTATCGACGTCGGTGCCGGCGATGTGGTCACCCGCGGTCAGACGCTCGGGACCTCCGGCGCAACCGGCCTGGCTGGTGGCGACCACCTTCACTTCGCGATCCTGGTCGGCGATACCTATGTCGACCCGAAGGAGTGGTGGGACGCCAAGTGGGTGCGGGATCATATCGAGGCGCGGCTCGAACTCGGGCAGTGA
- a CDS encoding VWA domain-containing protein produces MNEFKPRLSLLRQLGLVALLALVTLAVAHARSVPSENVPIPDIPVVAPSPAPDASIEVAFVLDTTGSMSGLIEGAKQKIWAIANQMAGAKQGAKVRIALIGYRDRGDAYVTKRFDLTDDIDGIYAHLRAFQAQGGGDSPESVNQALREAVNDLSWSDDDAVYRVVFLVGDAPPHTDYPQDIQYAATVRLAKTKGIVINTVQCGGDPTTTPIWREIAAIGLGQYAAIAQDGGMLAIATPMDEELTQLNRELASTVLTYGEADERSAMEEKVKNSIDADAPVVASRLSYLSKSGKRAISGMSDLVDAFKDGLDLGSVAKPNLPAAMQPMSPEEQGAFVQKKLEERERVQKEIDGITAKRDRWVRAETERQRASGRADGFDATVFEAVKEQAAAKGIIYE; encoded by the coding sequence ATGAACGAATTCAAGCCCCGTCTCAGCCTTCTCCGTCAGCTCGGTCTGGTGGCGCTGCTGGCCCTGGTCACGCTTGCCGTGGCCCACGCCCGCTCCGTCCCTTCCGAGAACGTGCCGATCCCTGATATTCCAGTGGTTGCACCCAGTCCAGCGCCCGATGCGAGCATCGAGGTTGCCTTCGTACTCGATACCACTGGGTCGATGTCCGGCTTGATCGAAGGCGCAAAGCAGAAGATCTGGGCCATCGCCAACCAGATGGCGGGCGCGAAGCAAGGCGCCAAGGTCCGCATCGCGTTGATCGGTTACAGGGACCGCGGCGATGCCTACGTGACGAAGCGTTTCGACCTGACTGACGACATCGATGGAATCTACGCCCACCTGCGGGCCTTCCAAGCCCAGGGCGGGGGCGACTCGCCTGAATCCGTGAATCAGGCATTGCGCGAAGCCGTGAACGATCTCTCCTGGAGTGACGACGACGCCGTCTACCGGGTGGTCTTTCTCGTTGGCGACGCGCCTCCGCACACGGACTACCCCCAGGACATCCAGTACGCCGCCACCGTGCGTCTCGCGAAGACCAAGGGCATCGTCATCAACACAGTTCAGTGTGGTGGCGATCCGACGACCACCCCGATCTGGCGGGAGATCGCGGCCATCGGTCTCGGCCAATACGCGGCCATTGCCCAGGACGGCGGCATGCTGGCCATCGCCACGCCGATGGACGAGGAGTTGACCCAGCTCAATCGGGAGCTGGCCTCCACCGTTCTCACCTATGGCGAGGCCGACGAACGCAGCGCCATGGAAGAGAAGGTGAAGAATTCGATCGATGCCGACGCACCGGTCGTGGCCTCGCGTCTCTCCTACCTGTCGAAGAGTGGCAAGCGTGCGATCTCGGGCATGAGCGATCTCGTCGATGCCTTCAAGGATGGCCTCGATCTCGGCTCCGTCGCCAAGCCCAACCTTCCGGCAGCCATGCAGCCGATGTCACCGGAAGAGCAGGGCGCCTTCGTGCAAAAGAAGTTGGAAGAGCGCGAGCGGGTCCAGAAGGAGATCGACGGCATCACGGCCAAGCGCGATCGGTGGGTCCGGGCCGAGACCGAACGCCAGCGCGCCAGCGGCCGGGCGGACGGCTTCGACGCCACGGTCTTCGAGGCGGTGAAGGAGCAAGCTGCAGCCAAGGGCATCATCTACGAATAG
- a CDS encoding Hsp70 family protein gives MNSPAIGLDFGTTNSSIALVDANGRSRLASFDADDGPTETFRSVLYFEEDEETGRTHIHAGPDAIGRYLASEEKRGRLVQSLKSFLASQLFSATRVMDRTYRLEDLIALLLAPLREQAEARFGLHIERIVAGRPVHFVGADTPEAEDLAMTRLTAAMHNAGFREVTFEFEPVGAAYHYEQRLTSDELILIADFGGGTSDFSLLRVGPSFVGPGRRAESILGHDGVGLAGDAFDGKLVRHLVAPRLGRGAEFRSLMGNVLPVPAWIYRHLERWHHVSLLKSRKTLQLLLDLRREALEPEKLEALIHVVRADLGFLLYRATEQLKRTLSEEPSGTFRFEHEHVGIAALLPRDRFEEWIVEELTSIESCVDGLLERTGIAPEAVDRVFLTGGSSFVPAVRALFLARFGADRVTSGAELTSVASGLALRAAEQ, from the coding sequence ATGAATTCGCCTGCCATCGGCCTCGATTTCGGAACGACGAACAGCTCGATCGCCCTGGTCGATGCGAACGGTCGATCCCGGCTCGCCAGTTTCGATGCGGACGACGGCCCCACCGAGACCTTTCGCTCGGTCCTGTATTTCGAGGAAGACGAAGAGACGGGGCGCACTCACATCCATGCCGGTCCAGACGCCATTGGCCGCTACCTGGCGAGCGAGGAGAAGAGGGGACGCCTGGTGCAATCCTTGAAGTCCTTCCTGGCAAGCCAGCTCTTCTCTGCGACGCGCGTGATGGATAGGACCTACCGACTCGAGGATCTGATCGCTCTGCTTCTGGCGCCGCTGAGAGAGCAGGCCGAGGCGCGCTTCGGCCTGCACATCGAACGGATCGTCGCGGGACGGCCCGTCCATTTCGTAGGGGCCGATACTCCTGAGGCCGAAGATCTGGCGATGACGAGGCTCACGGCCGCGATGCACAACGCCGGGTTCCGGGAAGTCACGTTCGAGTTCGAGCCGGTCGGCGCCGCCTATCACTACGAGCAACGTCTGACCTCGGACGAGCTGATCCTGATCGCAGATTTCGGCGGTGGCACGAGCGATTTCTCCTTGTTGCGCGTTGGCCCATCCTTCGTCGGGCCCGGCCGCCGAGCCGAATCGATCCTCGGCCACGATGGCGTGGGCCTCGCAGGCGACGCCTTCGACGGAAAACTCGTGCGTCACCTGGTGGCGCCGCGTCTCGGGCGCGGGGCGGAATTCCGATCGCTGATGGGGAATGTCCTGCCGGTGCCCGCCTGGATCTATCGACACCTCGAGCGCTGGCACCATGTCTCATTGCTCAAATCGCGTAAGACCCTCCAGCTGCTGCTCGACCTTCGCCGCGAGGCCTTGGAGCCCGAGAAGCTCGAGGCGCTGATCCACGTGGTGCGCGCCGATCTGGGCTTTCTGCTCTACCGGGCCACGGAGCAGCTGAAACGCACCCTCTCCGAGGAACCATCGGGGACTTTCCGATTCGAGCACGAGCATGTCGGCATCGCCGCGCTTCTGCCTCGCGACCGCTTCGAAGAATGGATCGTGGAGGAGTTGACGTCGATCGAGAGCTGCGTCGACGGCTTGCTCGAACGAACCGGCATCGCCCCTGAGGCCGTCGACCGGGTCTTCCTGACGGGCGGCTCGTCCTTCGTGCCCGCGGTACGCGCCCTCTTCCTGGCCCGCTTCGGAGCCGATCGGGTGACCAGCGGCGCTGAACTCACGTCCGTCGCCAGCGGCCTCGCCTTGCGAGCGGCCGAGCAGTAG